One Actinomycetota bacterium DNA segment encodes these proteins:
- a CDS encoding radical SAM protein — protein sequence MPSPFVLKDASVVLNGVDLSDHVKQVETPYEVAAQDATAMGSSTKKSIPGLKDAKVSLTFLQDFATAKVDATIWPLYNAGTSFVLVIKPTSAAVSATNPSYTQTVFVKNYNPISGAVGSIADVKIDFEISSGDVVRATT from the coding sequence ATGCCAAGTCCATTCGTACTAAAAGACGCGAGCGTAGTCCTCAACGGCGTGGACTTAAGTGACCACGTAAAGCAGGTGGAGACACCTTACGAGGTAGCGGCGCAAGACGCTACCGCGATGGGCAGTAGTACCAAGAAGTCCATCCCCGGGCTCAAGGACGCGAAAGTCTCCCTCACGTTCCTGCAGGATTTCGCCACGGCCAAAGTAGATGCGACTATATGGCCGCTCTACAACGCTGGTACGTCCTTTGTGCTGGTCATCAAACCGACCAGCGCAGCGGTCTCTGCGACCAACCCGAGCTACACGCAGACCGTGTTCGTCAAGAATTACAACCCGATTTCGGGCGCGGTCGGCAGTATAGCCGATGTCAAGATTGATTTCGAGATTTCAAGCGGCGATGTCGTCCGGGCAACCACTTAA